A window of Mucilaginibacter sp. PAMC 26640 contains these coding sequences:
- a CDS encoding DNA gyrase subunit A, which yields MAEETENDNPHKEDRIISINIDEEMRAAYIDYSMSVIVSRALPDVRDGLKPVHRRVLYGMLDLGLANNKPYKKSARIVGEVLGKYHPHGDTSVYDAMVRMAQDWSLRYPFVEGQGNYGSIDGDQPAAMRYTEARLEKIAEEMLADINKDTIDFQLNFDDSLHEPTVLPAKFPNLLVNGASGIAVGMATNMAPHNLSEIIDATVALIDNREIEIAELMKYVKGPDFPTGGIIYGYEGPRQALETGRGRIVIRSRAEIETYNGERERIIVSEIPYQVNKALMIERTAELVNEKKIEGITAIRDESNREGIRVVYEIKRDANAAIVLNNLYKYTALQTSFSVNNIALVHGRPMMLNLRDLIHHFVEHRHEVVIRRTKYELAEAEKRAHILEGLLIALDHIEEVIRLIRASSTPDEAREGLMANFALSDIQARAILDMTLRRLTGLERDKIKDEYDALMKTIDYLKSILADEGLRMQIIKDELLEIKEKYGDERKTEIVHSSAEMQTEDFIEDEDVVITISREGYIKRTSLTEYRRQGRGGKGAIGSNSRDADFIEHLLVASNHNYMLFFTESGQCFWLRVFEIPEGTRTSKGRAIQNIINIPKEENIKAYIKLKSLKDTDYLENNFIIMCTKKGVIKKTSLEAYSRPRANGINAININEGDSLLEATLTTGTSEIVMALQSGRAIRFNESTVRPMGRTATGVRGISLDSDNDEVVGMIAVDDKETTVLVVSEKGYGKRTDIDDYRVTNRGGKGVKTLNVTDKTGKLVAIKGVTDKEDLMIINKSGVIIRIAISELRTMGRATQGVRLITLKGNDAIASVAKVEHDEDEELDNAVIAEAEADKEILAATEADIEAGIDNELPIHPDTEIDKGEADDEPADDDKTE from the coding sequence ATGGCTGAAGAGACAGAAAACGATAATCCGCATAAAGAAGACAGAATAATTTCGATAAATATTGATGAGGAGATGCGAGCCGCTTACATTGATTATTCAATGTCGGTTATAGTATCCAGGGCACTCCCCGATGTCCGCGACGGTTTAAAACCGGTTCACAGGCGTGTGTTGTATGGTATGCTCGATCTGGGTTTGGCTAACAACAAGCCATACAAAAAATCTGCTCGTATAGTAGGTGAGGTACTGGGTAAGTACCACCCGCACGGTGATACTTCGGTATACGATGCCATGGTACGTATGGCGCAAGACTGGAGTCTTCGCTACCCATTTGTGGAAGGTCAGGGTAATTATGGTTCTATTGATGGTGACCAGCCCGCAGCAATGCGTTACACCGAAGCTCGTTTGGAGAAGATTGCCGAAGAGATGCTGGCCGATATCAATAAAGATACGATTGACTTCCAGTTGAACTTTGACGACTCCCTGCATGAACCAACGGTACTACCTGCAAAGTTCCCCAATCTTTTGGTGAATGGCGCCAGTGGTATTGCAGTAGGTATGGCCACCAACATGGCACCGCACAACTTGTCGGAGATTATTGATGCAACCGTTGCCCTGATAGACAACCGCGAAATTGAAATTGCGGAATTGATGAAATATGTAAAAGGCCCGGATTTCCCTACAGGTGGTATCATCTATGGTTATGAAGGCCCGCGCCAGGCACTCGAAACAGGCCGCGGACGTATTGTTATCCGTTCCCGGGCGGAAATAGAAACCTATAATGGCGAGCGCGAACGCATTATCGTAAGTGAAATACCTTACCAGGTGAATAAGGCGCTGATGATTGAGCGTACTGCAGAGTTGGTTAACGAAAAGAAAATTGAAGGTATTACGGCAATCCGTGATGAAAGTAACCGCGAGGGGATCCGCGTGGTGTACGAGATCAAACGCGATGCGAATGCGGCTATTGTACTGAATAATCTTTACAAATATACTGCCCTGCAAACCTCTTTCAGTGTAAATAATATCGCGCTGGTACATGGCAGGCCAATGATGCTCAACCTGCGGGACCTGATCCATCATTTTGTTGAGCACAGGCATGAAGTAGTTATCCGCCGTACTAAATATGAACTGGCCGAAGCCGAAAAACGTGCCCACATCTTAGAGGGTTTACTGATCGCATTAGATCATATTGAAGAGGTGATCCGCCTGATCCGCGCCTCTTCCACACCGGATGAAGCCCGCGAAGGTTTGATGGCTAATTTTGCTTTGAGCGATATCCAGGCACGTGCCATTTTGGATATGACCTTAAGGCGCTTAACCGGACTGGAGCGCGATAAGATCAAAGATGAGTACGATGCTTTAATGAAAACCATCGACTATTTGAAATCTATCCTTGCCGATGAAGGCCTGCGCATGCAGATCATCAAAGATGAGCTATTAGAGATAAAAGAGAAATACGGCGATGAGCGCAAAACCGAAATAGTGCATTCATCTGCAGAGATGCAGACAGAAGACTTTATTGAGGATGAGGACGTAGTGATCACTATCTCCAGAGAAGGTTATATTAAACGTACCTCGCTGACCGAGTATCGCAGGCAGGGCCGTGGTGGTAAAGGCGCTATAGGGAGCAACAGCCGTGACGCCGACTTTATAGAGCACTTGCTGGTGGCATCTAACCACAACTATATGCTGTTCTTTACCGAGAGTGGGCAGTGTTTTTGGTTGCGTGTGTTTGAGATCCCTGAAGGTACCCGTACCTCTAAGGGCCGGGCCATCCAGAATATCATCAATATCCCGAAAGAAGAAAATATTAAAGCTTACATCAAGCTTAAATCGCTGAAGGATACTGACTACCTGGAAAATAACTTCATTATCATGTGTACCAAAAAAGGTGTTATCAAGAAAACATCTTTAGAGGCCTACAGCCGTCCGCGTGCCAATGGTATCAACGCCATTAATATTAACGAAGGTGATTCTTTACTGGAAGCAACATTGACAACAGGTACCAGCGAAATTGTTATGGCACTGCAGTCAGGCCGTGCTATCCGCTTTAATGAGTCAACCGTTAGGCCAATGGGCCGTACAGCCACAGGGGTACGCGGTATCAGCTTGGATAGCGACAATGATGAGGTTGTAGGTATGATCGCCGTAGACGATAAAGAAACAACTGTTTTGGTGGTGTCAGAAAAAGGTTATGGTAAACGTACCGACATTGACGACTACCGTGTTACCAACCGTGGTGGTAAAGGTGTAAAAACTTTGAATGTTACCGATAAAACCGGAAAACTTGTTGCCATAAAAGGTGTTACTGATAAGGAAGATTTGATGATCATCAACAAATCGGGCGTTATCATTCGCATAGCAATAAGTGAACTGCGTACTATGGGCCGCGCAACACAAGGGGTAAGGCTGATTACATTGAAAGGTAACGATGCGATTGCTTCAGTTGCGAAAGTGGAGCATGATGAAGATGAAGAGCTGGATAATGCAGTAATTGCAGAAGCTGAGGCGGATAAAGAAATCTTAGCCGCTACCGAGGCAGATATTGAAGCCGGTATCGATAACGAACTGCCGATCCATCCGGATACGGAGATTGACAAAGGTGAGGCAGATGATGAACCTGCAGACGATGACAAAACAGAATAA
- a CDS encoding translation initiation factor IF-3: MALNKPFNRGPRLPFKKKEAEHNINQFIRAQEVRLVGDNVEQGIFSLRDALAIAQEQELDLVEISPNAVPPVCKVTDYNKFIYEQKKKLKEIKSNAKQTVIKEIRFGPNTDDHDFDFKLKHATKFLEAGEKVRAYVHFKGRAIVYKEQGEILLLRFAQALEEVGKVEQLPKLEGKRMFLTVAPKALKK; this comes from the coding sequence TTGGCATTAAACAAACCTTTCAACAGAGGACCAAGGCTTCCATTTAAGAAAAAGGAAGCTGAACACAACATCAATCAGTTCATTAGGGCTCAGGAAGTGCGCCTTGTGGGCGACAACGTTGAGCAAGGTATTTTCTCTTTAAGAGATGCTTTAGCCATAGCCCAGGAGCAGGAACTCGACTTAGTTGAGATCTCCCCGAATGCAGTTCCGCCGGTTTGTAAAGTAACGGACTATAATAAGTTCATTTACGAGCAGAAGAAGAAGCTTAAGGAGATCAAAAGCAACGCCAAGCAAACTGTAATTAAAGAAATTCGTTTCGGGCCAAATACAGATGACCATGATTTCGACTTTAAGTTGAAGCATGCCACCAAGTTTTTGGAGGCCGGCGAAAAGGTAAGAGCTTACGTTCACTTTAAGGGTCGTGCGATTGTTTACAAAGAGCAGGGCGAAATCTTGCTGCTTCGTTTTGCACAGGCGCTTGAAGAAGTTGGTAAAGTAGAACAATTGCCGAAACTGGAAGGTAAACGGATGTTTTTAACCGTTGCACCGAAGGCGCTGAAAAAATAG
- a CDS encoding 50S ribosomal protein L35: MPKMKTNSSAKKRFKLTGTGKIARKNAFKSHILTKMSTKRKRNLSHTSLVSKADLGNVKRMLCIGK, from the coding sequence ATGCCAAAAATGAAAACCAATTCCAGTGCTAAAAAGCGCTTTAAGCTTACTGGAACCGGTAAAATTGCCCGTAAAAACGCATTCAAAAGCCACATCTTAACCAAGATGTCGACTAAACGTAAGCGTAACTTAAGTCACACAAGCTTAGTTTCTAAAGCTGACTTAGGTAACGTAAAACGTATGCTTTGCATCGGAAAGTAA
- a CDS encoding 50S ribosomal protein L20: MPRSVNAVASRRRRKRIMILAKGYWGSRSKVYTVAKNTVEKGLQYAYRDRKTKKREFRALWIQRINAGARQHGISYSQLIGKLAAKEIGLNRKVLADLAMNHPDAFKAIIDAVK; encoded by the coding sequence ATGCCACGTTCAGTTAACGCAGTCGCGTCGAGAAGACGCCGTAAAAGGATCATGATCCTCGCCAAAGGTTATTGGGGATCAAGAAGCAAGGTTTATACCGTTGCAAAAAACACAGTAGAAAAAGGTTTACAGTACGCTTATCGTGACCGTAAGACCAAGAAAAGAGAATTCAGAGCATTATGGATCCAGCGTATCAACGCAGGTGCCCGTCAGCACGGCATTTCTTACTCACAATTAATTGGAAAATTAGCTGCTAAAGAAATCGGTTTAAACCGTAAAGTTTTAGCTGATTTAGCAATGAACCATCCTGATGCTT
- a CDS encoding threonine--tRNA ligase has product MISITLPDGSVRQYDKGISSMQIALSISEGLARNVLAAEVNGEVWDATRPIEEDSAVKLLTWNDPKGKATYWHSSAHLLAEALEALYPGTKFGIGPAIETGFYYDVDFGDKTLSSDDFKKIEDKMIELAKPKNQYIRKPVSKADAVAYFTDKDDEYKLDLIKDLPDGAITFYSQGNFTDLCRGPHIPNTGFIKAAKLMSLAGAYWRGDESRKQLTRIYGVTFPKASELTEYLHLIEEAKKRDHRKLGKELELFAFSEKVGMGLPLWLPKGTALRERLQNFLQKAQVKAGYEQVMTPHIGHKNLYVTSGHYDKYGADSFQPIKTPQEGEEFFLKPMNCPHHCEIYKTKPRSYKDLPVRLAEFGTVYRYEQSGELHGLTRVRGFTQDDAHLFCRPDQVKEEFKKVIDLVLYVFKALGFENYTAQVSLRDPENKTKYIGTDENWALAESAIIEAAAEKGLSTVVELGEAAFYGPKLDFMVKDALGRKWQLGTIQVDYNLPERFELEYTGSDNQKHRPVMIHRAPFGSMERFIAVLIEHCAGNFPLWLSPEQFIILPISEKYEDYAKKLSDVLKDSDICGLIDFRDEKIGRKIRDAEVKKIPYMLIVGEKEAAEGQVSVRKHGTGDLGSMSIEEFKVQIIKEITV; this is encoded by the coding sequence ATGATTAGTATTACACTCCCAGATGGTTCCGTTCGTCAGTATGACAAAGGAATCAGTTCTATGCAGATAGCGCTGTCTATCTCCGAAGGATTAGCAAGAAACGTTTTAGCCGCCGAAGTGAACGGCGAAGTGTGGGATGCCACTCGCCCCATTGAAGAAGATTCAGCCGTTAAATTACTGACCTGGAATGACCCTAAGGGTAAAGCAACCTACTGGCACTCTTCTGCTCACTTGCTAGCTGAAGCACTAGAAGCGCTTTATCCCGGCACAAAGTTTGGGATAGGCCCGGCGATCGAAACTGGTTTTTATTATGATGTTGATTTTGGCGACAAAACCTTATCATCTGATGATTTCAAGAAGATTGAAGATAAGATGATCGAGTTAGCTAAACCTAAAAACCAGTACATCCGCAAGCCGGTGAGTAAGGCAGATGCCGTTGCTTATTTTACGGATAAAGATGACGAGTATAAACTCGACCTGATCAAAGACCTGCCGGATGGTGCGATCACCTTTTATTCTCAAGGTAATTTTACGGACCTGTGCCGTGGGCCGCATATCCCCAATACAGGCTTTATAAAGGCCGCTAAGCTCATGAGCCTTGCCGGTGCTTACTGGCGTGGTGACGAAAGCCGTAAACAGCTTACACGTATCTATGGGGTTACTTTCCCCAAAGCAAGTGAGCTGACCGAATATCTTCATTTGATTGAAGAAGCTAAAAAGCGAGATCATCGCAAATTGGGAAAAGAATTAGAATTGTTTGCCTTCAGCGAAAAAGTAGGGATGGGCTTGCCTTTGTGGTTGCCTAAGGGCACCGCTTTGCGCGAACGCCTCCAAAACTTTTTGCAAAAAGCACAAGTAAAAGCTGGTTACGAACAGGTAATGACCCCACACATCGGGCACAAAAACCTGTATGTAACTTCAGGGCATTACGATAAATATGGTGCGGATTCATTCCAGCCAATAAAAACCCCGCAGGAAGGGGAGGAGTTCTTTTTAAAACCAATGAACTGCCCGCACCACTGCGAAATATACAAAACTAAACCACGGTCATACAAAGACCTGCCGGTTCGTTTGGCCGAGTTTGGTACGGTTTACCGGTACGAGCAAAGTGGCGAGCTGCACGGCCTAACCCGTGTTCGTGGCTTTACACAGGATGATGCGCACTTGTTTTGCCGCCCCGACCAGGTGAAGGAAGAATTTAAAAAAGTGATAGATCTGGTGCTGTACGTTTTTAAAGCATTAGGCTTTGAAAACTATACCGCACAGGTGTCCTTGCGCGACCCGGAGAATAAAACCAAATATATCGGTACCGATGAGAATTGGGCTTTAGCGGAGTCAGCAATTATAGAAGCCGCAGCAGAGAAGGGTTTAAGTACCGTTGTGGAGTTAGGCGAAGCCGCTTTCTACGGCCCTAAGCTTGATTTCATGGTGAAAGATGCCCTTGGCCGTAAATGGCAGCTGGGTACTATCCAGGTAGATTATAACCTGCCCGAGCGTTTTGAACTGGAATATACCGGCAGCGACAATCAAAAACACCGCCCGGTGATGATCCATCGTGCGCCTTTCGGTTCAATGGAACGTTTTATTGCAGTATTGATTGAGCATTGCGCAGGTAATTTCCCGCTTTGGTTATCTCCCGAGCAATTTATTATCTTGCCGATATCGGAAAAATATGAAGATTATGCAAAAAAACTTTCTGATGTGTTAAAAGATTCCGATATTTGCGGGCTAATTGATTTCAGAGACGAGAAGATCGGGCGTAAAATACGTGATGCTGAAGTTAAAAAGATCCCATATATGCTGATCGTGGGCGAAAAAGAGGCTGCTGAAGGGCAGGTTTCTGTACGCAAGCACGGCACAGGAGATTTGGGAAGTATGAGCATTGAAGAATTTAAAGTTCAAATAATTAAAGAAATAACAGTATAA